The Paenibacillus polymyxa M1 DNA segment GAAGTAGCGCTCAAGACAATCCCCAAAAACCATCCTTCATGTACTGAAAATCCAAAGGCTTCACCGACTGCAAAACCACAGAGCAACGGCAAAATAATCCCCCCGACCGCCACTGCTACCGCAGGCTTCCAGTTGCGCCGAAGCTGATCCAGATCCGTCTCCAGCCCGGCAATGAACATCAACAGCAACACGCCGATTTCAGACATATCATGAATCAGCGAATCATTTTGCACCCATCCCAAAACTGCCGGGCCCAGTACGATACCAGCGATCAGCTTCCCCAATACCGCTGGTTGACCGAGCTTAACCGATAGATGACCGGCTACTTTTGTAAACAACAGAATCAACAGAAGATACAATATAAATTGCATAGGTTAATAACCTCCTTTTATTTAATCCTTGACCTCATTTGCGCATCATCTACAACATTAAAGAAAACGGATAATCATAAAATGCAGAACAATCGTCCAAAATATGTGTCTGACCTTAAAGAGACCAACAACTCGCAAAATAAAAAGGGAAACCCGAATACAGCACAGGTTCCCCTAAAAAGACATAAAGGAGCCTTGGTGACAGGCTCCTCCGGTAATTCATATATTCATTTGATGTTGTCGGTTATCCTTGCGCAAACAACTAACTTTATCTTTTAATTATATCTCTTTTGCAAACCCGTGTAAACGTATTGAATCAATTTTCTGCTTGTTTCACATATCTGTTGCGATATTCATGCTGCAGCATACTCATCAAAATCGAATCGTGGTATTGGTGATTGTAAAATAAAGCATCCCGCTGCACACCTTCACGCTTAAAGCCTACTTTTTCATAGCAGCGGATGGCCTTTTCATTAAAATCAAATACATTCAGCTCAATCCGATGCAGGTTACAAATGCCGAACCCATAGTCCAGCATTAACACAAGCGCTTCGGTGCCGTAGCCTTTGCCTTGATCCCCCTGCTCATTGATCGCAATACGGATGTTGGCGCTGCGATTCAGACTATCCATATCCTGTAATGCAATATCGCCGATGACACGATCATCCTCCTGAAGTGCAATGAGAAGCAGCAAGCTTGAGGCATCCTGCCCTTTACCTTCAATGTAACGGGCAATTTGCTCTTTGGTAAAGCTTCGCTGTGTGCCCGTCAGCCTCCGCACTTCCTGATGGAACAATGTATTATAGTATTGCTCGGTGTCCTCCACGTTAATGGGGCGCAAGTACACCCGCGAGCCTTCAAGTAGTCGTGCCACTGGCGTTGTAGATGAAGAATTTTGAGTCAACATGATCTCTCCTATGCTAAAAATATAAATTGCTAGAATGGAAGCAAACGATTACGCTAGATCAACATTTTGTTCAGTAGAAGGGGTAGGATTAGCGAGAGACTCGCGCCAAATTACGGATTGAAGCAGTAGTCCTGCCAAACCTAGGATTCCTACAGTCATCCCGATCCAGACAAAAGCCGTCCCCGCCCCTGCTATTCGGATCAATACTCCCCCAGCAAGCGGCGAAATGACCATGATCGCTCCAATCACGGTACTTTGGATACCAAAGACACGCCCCACCATATCAGCAGGGGTTTTGGCTTGTAATATGTAATTCTGGGTGATAATGTACAGGCCGTTCCCCACACCTAACATGGCCCCGATCGTAAGCAGAACAGGGAGTCCTGTCCCGGGTTGCGCCCAACCCAAAGCGGCAATAGCTCCGCCAACCAGCACATACCCTCCACCGAGCCCCCAGCCTGCGCTTATACGATTCAAGCGATTAAGCACAAGCATGCAGCCGACGGCGCCAGCACCTATAGCTGAAACCAGCCAACCGAGCAGCGATTCGTTGCCCGGAGCGAGCACTCGCAGCAATGTAGGGAACTGGTAGTCGATCATAAGAATGGCGATCAAACCGAACAGGCCGAATATGAGCGTATGCAAAAGCATTCGACTGCGCCAGAGGAACGCCCAGCCCTCCCGCCACTGGCTGAAAAAACGGGATGCGTGAGCAGGCCCTCCCTGCATCTTGGCATCATCTGCCTCATCCGGTGTAAGCGATGCCGACTTCCTTAGCTGCGCGTCAGCACCAGCAACCGCTTGCTGGTCTGTGGCAGCCAGCGTCGGGCCGATGCCACGCAGCGGCCAGAGCAGCAGGCCAGAGCAGAGGCGCAGCAGTGCATTCAGGATAATGCATGCTTGCGGGGACAGCACAGCCAAGGTCATGGCGCCCAGCAAGGGCCCCGCGACTTTGGAGGCCTGATTGACCAGTCCGTTCAGCGAGGTTGCACGGAACAGGTCGCCACTGGCGACTACTGTACGGGTCAAGCCTTGCTGTGAAGGCATTTGGAATACGCCAGCCGCCGCGCGCAAACCAAGCAAAGGCAACAGCCACGCCGGACCTGGGACGGCGAGAATCGCCAGCGTCAATAAGGCGATAGCTGCATCGCAGATGATCATCAGTCGGGCCTTATGCACCCGATCGGCTAACGTGCCTGCAATGGAACCGAGCAGTAGACCCGGTAGTGCCATGACTACCGGAATCAGCGCAATCAGCATGGGATCGGCTTCCCAGCGGTAAGCAACAAGCACCTGAATGGCGATAGCATCAAACCAATCGCCAAAGGAAGCAGCCGTATGGGCCGCAAACATCCGCCGAAAACGACCGTTACGCCAAATGCTGAGCGTGGATTGCAATTCTTTATTTTCCTTCATTTCTACTCACCCTGCTCTCATTTTCTGCTTCTTTAGCAATAAGAACATTCTAGCGGGCCTATATCAGAGGAAAATCAGACAGCTAAAAAAAGTCAGGCCCCAGAAAGGATCTGCTCCAGCCAGCGTCTTAGCGCCGGACGATGCAATGTTAAATTATTGTCCCGATCAAGCCGATTATATTGAGCCGCGTATTTCTCTTCCAACATGGGATAAGAGCCACAGAGCTTCAAAAAACCGCGAATTTGGCAAACCGCCTTGATTTTTAGCAGTTCCTGTTTCGCCATATCAAGGGTAACTAGCCCCTCATCCATGAGCCGCTCGGCGTTGTCCACATCTCCAGTACGCAGCAGCATAAGTCCGCGCATCATGCGATAACGACCCAGTTCACGCAAATACGGAGCTTTCGACAGCATGCCTTCCAGACGATCAGAAAGTTCAGCAGCCTTTTCCATGTGATTGGCAACCAGATGCATGTACATCTCCATGAGCGCAACCGGCATCACAAATTTATCGAGATCATCCCGCTCCATGACCATTAAGGTCAGTGGTAGACCTTCCTGTGCGCGTTCAGGTTGTCCATTTTCCACATAAGCCTCCAGGATATTGAGGATGCGTAATTCGCGCTCTTGGTCACTGGACAGCAATCCACTGACAAGCGCACGCTCACATAGAGCAAGCCCCTCATCCGTTACCCCTGCTGTGCCCGTATATAGCAGCAGCATCCAATACAAACGGTCCGCGGGTGCAAAATCCTCCTGCTTCAAGAACCAAGCCACATCTGCCTGTACAAAACGGGTATACATTTGATAAAAGGAGGACATTTGAAAACCCATCTGCTCCTGCTGGGCAGCCAGTGCTACGATGGAATTTCCCTGTCCCAACAGCTGGTATTTGCGGAATAGTCCATGTACGGCGTCTTGCACCTCCTGATCGTGCAAGGACGGATGGTTCTGTTGCTGCACGTCAGTCAAGGTCAAGCTGTAGCCATACCCTCTGACCGTATGAATACGAAGCCCAGTCCATGCCTTAAGTTTTTTGCGCAATCTGTAGATATGATCATCCACGGTACGCTCCACTGGATATTCCAACGGCCACACACAATCCAGCAGTTGTTCCCGGGTGAACACCTGATTCCGGTTATCATATAGGAAGCGCAGCAACGCAAACTCTTTAGCCAACAACATAACACGATCTGCATTATAGACCACGCTATAGCCATCTGCATCAAATTGCAGCCTGATCATCCACCTCGCCTCCGACATATCGTTTCTTGGCTGCACCCAGGCCTATAAACATAAGCAGCACACTCAGGCACAAGAGTAAAAGCAGCGGAATTGTCCAGCCCTGTGTCGCATCATGCAAATAACCGAATAGTGTCGGTCCTGTCGCTGCCAGCAAATAACCAAAGGATTGCGCCATACCTGACAGTTCTGCGGCCTGCTGCGGTGTCCGGGTCCGCAAATTAAAGAACATCATGACTAGCGGGAAAGCAAAACCACCTGCTATTCCAATACAAATAACCCAAACTACACTCCACTGTGTAGCCCCGAGCAGAAATCCACCCAGACCGATAAAATAGAGCACTGCCATAATCAGAACCAATAGCCGCTGATCCTTCACTCGCGCCGCCCAAATAGGAACAATAAAAGTAAATGGCATTTGTGAAAATTGCAGCACAGACAGCATCCATCCCGCAGTCTCTGAATCCATTCCCTGTCCGCTCATCATTTCGGGAAACCAGGCAGCAGGAACATAGAAGAGGGCAGATTGCAGCCCCATGAACAGCGTCACCTTCCATGCCAAAGACGATTTATACACATTCACCGTTCGGGCGGATACTACCGCTTGATTAGCTGTTCGGCGCACCTTAAGAAGCTGGGGCACCCAGAGTAAAATACCTACGACGCCAATAATCGCCCAGATCCCTAAAGCACCACGCCAGCCCATTCCTCCATTCAGAGCCAGCGGTATACTCAGACCGGATGCTGTTGCAGCGACCACATTCATGGATACAGAATATACGCCGGTCATCAGTCCGCTATTGCGAGGGAACTCTTCTTTGATCAAGCTGGGCAGCAAAACATTGCACACAGCAATAGCCAGTCCCAGCATCGCAGTCCCGACAAATAATGCAGTCACCCCCAACGTCGAGCGCACCACAATACCTGCGGTCAACAGCAGCAAGGCTGCAAAAATAACAAGCGGCGACCCGAAGCGGCGCGACAATTGGGCTACAAAAGGCGACAACAGCGCAAAAGCAAGCAGCGGCAATGTCGTTAACAGACCACTTAGTGTATTCGAAATATGCAAAGAATCCTTAATCAAACCGATAAGAGGTCCTACCGAAGTAATCGAGGCGCGCAGATTGGCACCTACCAGGATGATCCCTACGGCTAGCAGCCAAGGACCGGCATGCCACAAAGATTTGTATACCAAAGCTCGTTGGTGTTGCTGTGAACTCATCTCTCCATTCTCCAATCCATTCTGTATTATGCTCAAAGGCTCCAACCAAGTGTAACGGCTGGAGCCTAGGCAATTTTTTATCTCATTAAATTATAAAGGCATTCGTGCCATATGCATAGGACGGAATCGACATAGCATCCCAAATCTTCATGTTCAGCTTAACGCTTCATCATGCAAAAAAGCTGCCTGAAAGGACGAATTCCTTTTGAGGCAGCTTTCAGTTCATGACTTATATGTGGTCAGCGCTGCTTAACGTACCAGCCAGCCGCCATCCACCGCCAAGATATGACCGTTCATGTAGTCCGAACCCTGACTGGCGAGGAAAACAACAACCCCCATCAGATCAGACGGATCGCCCCAACGACCCGCAGGAATACGCGACAAGATTTCTTGATTGCGGTTTTCATCCGCACGAATTGGAGCGGTATTCGCCGTAGCAATGTAACCAGGAGCAATCGCGTTAATCTGAATGTTATGAACCGCCAGCTCGTTTGCGAATGCCTTGGTCAAGCCAGCTACTGCATGCTTGCTTGCTGTATACGGCGGAACGAACTTGCCGCCCTGGAAAGCAAGCATAGAAGCGACATTGATAATCTTCCCGCTTTTTTGCTCTACCATTATCTTCGCCACTTCCTGGCTCAAATGGTATACAGCATTCAGGTTGATTTCCATAACAGCGTCCCAATCTTCGTCTTTATACTCCAGCAGAGGAGCGCGGCGAATCGTACCCGCATTATTGACAAGGATATCAATTTTGCCAAATTCCTTGATGCACTCTTCTACAAGCTTTTTAAGGGATGCTTTTTCAGTCAGGTCGGCTTGGTGAAAAGCAAACTTCACACCCGTCGGCTCCAGCAGACGTCTTGTTTCTTCATAATCATCATTGTTAGCTACAATGAACAGGTTTGCGCCTGCTTTGGCCAAAGCTACGGAGTATCCTTGACCCAAACCAGTGTTGCCTCCTGTTACAATCGCCGTTTTACCTTTGAGACTGAAAAAATCCAATGAAAAATGGTCCAAACCCATGCCTACGCCTCCATCACAAATTAGTATAAAAACCTATATTTTCTGAAGCCTACAACGCTGCACGTACTTCTTTATATTTAGCTACATAACGCGCTGCATTTTCTGTGATCAAGTCGTAGCGACCTTCCTTGGCTGGAGCCGTCAAATTGCCTCCAATTCCCACAGCCACACATCCGTTACGCAGCCAGGTTTCCATATTATCCAGATCAACGCCACCCGTTGGCATAATCTGCACGTGAGGCATTGGTCCTCTCACGGCCTTAACAAAGTCCGCCCCCATCGTATTGCCCGGGAACAACTTCACGACATCACTGCCCAATTTCATGGCTTCCTTGATCTCATTCAGCGTCATACAGCCAGGCATATAAGGAATCGCGTACAAATTGCATAGCTTCGCTGTTTCTTCTTCAAAAGAAGGACTCACAACAAATTCTGCTCCGGCCAGAATAGCAATTCTCGCCGTCAGTGACTCCAGTACAGTTCCTGCACCAATAACGGCCCGGTCCTTAAATTCGTCTCTCAATCTTCGAATGACCTGATCCGCATCCGGTGTGGTAAACGTAAGCTCAATATTATCCAAGCCGCCTTCAATACAGGCTTTGGACATTTGATACGCTTCCTCCGCTGTGTTTCCCCGAATGACTGCGACAACACCAACCGAAGTGATATGTTCCAAAACTTTCTTTTTCGTCATGTTCCTGATCCTTTCCACGAATGGGATGACCATGGTTCCTCAGCCGCTTGCAGGTCTACGCTCCAATGCAATGACCGGATTAACGCAGCTCGCTCATGGCTACCTGATCCATGTCCTTGTATGTTTTATTTTCACCGGCCATGCCCCAAATGAAGGTATAGCTACCCGTAGCCGCACCGCAGTGGATAGACCAAGGTGGGGAAATAACGGCTTCATCATTTTTCATGACCAGATGGCGCGTTTCGTTCGGCTCACCCATCAGGTGGAACATTCTGGCGTTCTCATCCAGCTCAAAGTAGAAATACACTTCCATGCGACGGTCATGAACATGTGTTGGCATAGAGTTCCACACACTGCCGTTCTCTAATGTGGTCATACCCATAACCAGCTGGCAGCTTTGAATGCCTTCATCATGGATAAAGCGACGTAACGTGCGGTTATTGGCTGTTT contains these protein-coding regions:
- a CDS encoding GNAT family N-acetyltransferase, yielding MLTQNSSSTTPVARLLEGSRVYLRPINVEDTEQYYNTLFHQEVRRLTGTQRSFTKEQIARYIEGKGQDASSLLLLIALQEDDRVIGDIALQDMDSLNRSANIRIAINEQGDQGKGYGTEALVLMLDYGFGICNLHRIELNVFDFNEKAIRCYEKVGFKREGVQRDALFYNHQYHDSILMSMLQHEYRNRYVKQAEN
- a CDS encoding winged helix-turn-helix domain-containing protein, whose amino-acid sequence is MIRLQFDADGYSVVYNADRVMLLAKEFALLRFLYDNRNQVFTREQLLDCVWPLEYPVERTVDDHIYRLRKKLKAWTGLRIHTVRGYGYSLTLTDVQQQNHPSLHDQEVQDAVHGLFRKYQLLGQGNSIVALAAQQEQMGFQMSSFYQMYTRFVQADVAWFLKQEDFAPADRLYWMLLLYTGTAGVTDEGLALCERALVSGLLSSDQERELRILNILEAYVENGQPERAQEGLPLTLMVMERDDLDKFVMPVALMEMYMHLVANHMEKAAELSDRLEGMLSKAPYLRELGRYRMMRGLMLLRTGDVDNAERLMDEGLVTLDMAKQELLKIKAVCQIRGFLKLCGSYPMLEEKYAAQYNRLDRDNNLTLHRPALRRWLEQILSGA
- a CDS encoding MFS transporter; this translates as MKENKELQSTLSIWRNGRFRRMFAAHTAASFGDWFDAIAIQVLVAYRWEADPMLIALIPVVMALPGLLLGSIAGTLADRVHKARLMIICDAAIALLTLAILAVPGPAWLLPLLGLRAAAGVFQMPSQQGLTRTVVASGDLFRATSLNGLVNQASKVAGPLLGAMTLAVLSPQACIILNALLRLCSGLLLWPLRGIGPTLAATDQQAVAGADAQLRKSASLTPDEADDAKMQGGPAHASRFFSQWREGWAFLWRSRMLLHTLIFGLFGLIAILMIDYQFPTLLRVLAPGNESLLGWLVSAIGAGAVGCMLVLNRLNRISAGWGLGGGYVLVGGAIAALGWAQPGTGLPVLLTIGAMLGVGNGLYIITQNYILQAKTPADMVGRVFGIQSTVIGAIMVISPLAGGVLIRIAGAGTAFVWIGMTVGILGLAGLLLQSVIWRESLANPTPSTEQNVDLA
- the kduD gene encoding 2-dehydro-3-deoxy-D-gluconate 5-dehydrogenase KduD, which produces MGLDHFSLDFFSLKGKTAIVTGGNTGLGQGYSVALAKAGANLFIVANNDDYEETRRLLEPTGVKFAFHQADLTEKASLKKLVEECIKEFGKIDILVNNAGTIRRAPLLEYKDEDWDAVMEINLNAVYHLSQEVAKIMVEQKSGKIINVASMLAFQGGKFVPPYTASKHAVAGLTKAFANELAVHNIQINAIAPGYIATANTAPIRADENRNQEILSRIPAGRWGDPSDLMGVVVFLASQGSDYMNGHILAVDGGWLVR
- a CDS encoding bifunctional 2-keto-4-hydroxyglutarate aldolase/2-keto-3-deoxy-6-phosphogluconate aldolase encodes the protein MTKKKVLEHITSVGVVAVIRGNTAEEAYQMSKACIEGGLDNIELTFTTPDADQVIRRLRDEFKDRAVIGAGTVLESLTARIAILAGAEFVVSPSFEEETAKLCNLYAIPYMPGCMTLNEIKEAMKLGSDVVKLFPGNTMGADFVKAVRGPMPHVQIMPTGGVDLDNMETWLRNGCVAVGIGGNLTAPAKEGRYDLITENAARYVAKYKEVRAAL
- a CDS encoding CynX/NimT family MFS transporter; protein product: MSSQQHQRALVYKSLWHAGPWLLAVGIILVGANLRASITSVGPLIGLIKDSLHISNTLSGLLTTLPLLAFALLSPFVAQLSRRFGSPLVIFAALLLLTAGIVVRSTLGVTALFVGTAMLGLAIAVCNVLLPSLIKEEFPRNSGLMTGVYSVSMNVVAATASGLSIPLALNGGMGWRGALGIWAIIGVVGILLWVPQLLKVRRTANQAVVSARTVNVYKSSLAWKVTLFMGLQSALFYVPAAWFPEMMSGQGMDSETAGWMLSVLQFSQMPFTFIVPIWAARVKDQRLLVLIMAVLYFIGLGGFLLGATQWSVVWVICIGIAGGFAFPLVMMFFNLRTRTPQQAAELSGMAQSFGYLLAATGPTLFGYLHDATQGWTIPLLLLLCLSVLLMFIGLGAAKKRYVGGEVDDQAAI